A genomic region of Leptolyngbya sp. NIES-2104 contains the following coding sequences:
- a CDS encoding WD40 repeat domain-containing protein: MFHNASIDELPVLLDRIPASPDSLRDADDWLDDEILPLEKSLDADWIVQPFQKPIPSLRCLQTLKFDHPVRRILIHQEILFTVGSPTRNSPPEATNTIQGWNWQTGNHIFAFTGHTAPIRMIALSQDGKTLVSGSEDQTIKVWNALTGEEWMTLEDHTSPITAIALSPDGKTLVSSGCNQYENRDRQLRIVNRDRALRIWNLSEGKVTHTLPCITDVPMLSMGASGKVLLKYEQQLEAVNVETGRPIPRLNTLKECEQILAIASDWENVATIVDRQVTIRQLTTGEVLSRIPLNLYDRSIQVCALSPDGKWFAAGFARTEIHSRHNSYLTRRNILRIWDTQTGHQVICLDESELGQGMWQSIGFGQQGLLITSVGACLKVWRF; encoded by the coding sequence ATGTTCCACAATGCCTCGATCGATGAACTGCCTGTTTTGTTGGATCGCATTCCAGCTTCTCCCGATTCGCTTCGTGATGCTGATGATTGGCTCGATGATGAGATTCTCCCTTTAGAAAAATCCCTTGATGCAGACTGGATTGTCCAGCCCTTTCAAAAACCGATCCCAAGCCTGCGATGTCTTCAAACGCTAAAGTTTGATCACCCAGTGCGACGGATTTTAATTCATCAAGAAATTCTTTTCACGGTTGGTTCTCCAACGCGAAACAGTCCCCCTGAAGCCACAAACACCATTCAGGGTTGGAACTGGCAGACGGGCAATCACATTTTTGCTTTCACAGGTCACACGGCTCCGATTCGCATGATCGCACTTAGCCAAGACGGAAAAACTTTAGTCAGCGGCAGCGAAGATCAGACGATCAAGGTTTGGAATGCGCTCACAGGCGAAGAATGGATGACGCTTGAGGATCACACCAGTCCGATCACAGCGATCGCACTCAGTCCCGATGGCAAAACTTTAGTGAGTAGCGGCTGCAATCAATACGAGAATCGCGATCGTCAATTGCGGATTGTGAATCGCGATCGTGCCCTCCGAATTTGGAACCTGTCTGAAGGCAAAGTGACTCATACATTGCCCTGTATTACTGATGTTCCGATGTTGAGCATGGGAGCCAGTGGAAAAGTGCTTCTGAAGTATGAACAGCAACTAGAAGCGGTGAACGTGGAAACGGGAAGACCGATTCCAAGACTCAATACTTTGAAAGAGTGCGAACAGATTTTGGCGATCGCTTCAGATTGGGAAAACGTGGCAACGATCGTCGATCGACAAGTCACCATTCGCCAACTTACAACCGGTGAAGTGCTGTCTCGAATTCCGCTGAACTTATACGATCGTTCGATTCAAGTGTGTGCACTGAGTCCTGATGGAAAATGGTTCGCGGCTGGATTTGCGCGAACCGAGATTCATTCGAGACACAATAGCTATCTCACTCGGCGGAATATTTTGCGTATTTGGGATACACAGACTGGACATCAGGTGATTTGTCTCGACGAATCAGAGTTAGGACAAGGAATGTGGCAATCGATCGGGTTTGGTCAACAAGGACTGTTGATCACGAGTGTTGGAGCTTGTCTAAAAGTTTGGCGGTTTTGA
- a CDS encoding cation:proton antiporter — protein MINSLSWFYLPPPLLAAAEAENSSLVLAGVLLSLVVVYFASKIGGEICARLDLPSVLGELVAGVIVGVSALHLLVFPSADFDASRSLVMQALQMTAHLSPESLNLVFETQSEVISVLAEIGVVILLFEIGLESDLKELMRVGWQAAIVACVGVAVPFALGTAGLMTIFNVPPIPAIFAGAALTATSIGITARVLSELQQISSKEGQIIIGAAVLDDVLGIIVLAVVAGLAKTGEVQVSEVVYLILSAGVFLIGSLWLGRLLSPLFVTLVNELRTRGQLLVSALIVAFVLADIAAVIQLEAILGAFAAGLILAETEKRAELEAQIKPIADMLVPVFFVVVGARTDVSVLNPFDPANREGLIMSAFLIVVAVLGKVVTGFTVFGQPGLNRLAIGVGMIPRGEVGLVFASFGANTGILSDALQAAIIVMVILTTFLAPPLLRVVFPQTDSVPVPELSSVDDL, from the coding sequence ATGATCAATTCCCTTTCTTGGTTTTATCTTCCGCCGCCACTGTTAGCAGCCGCAGAAGCGGAGAATAGTTCGCTTGTCCTGGCTGGCGTTCTGCTCAGTCTCGTCGTGGTTTATTTCGCGAGTAAGATCGGCGGTGAAATTTGCGCTCGGCTCGATTTGCCCTCGGTTTTGGGTGAACTTGTTGCGGGTGTAATTGTCGGCGTGTCGGCACTGCATTTACTCGTATTTCCCAGTGCTGATTTTGATGCCAGTCGATCGCTGGTGATGCAAGCTTTACAAATGACCGCTCATCTTAGCCCCGAATCGCTCAATCTCGTGTTTGAAACGCAGAGTGAAGTGATCTCCGTCTTAGCAGAAATCGGTGTAGTGATTCTGCTGTTTGAGATTGGCTTAGAGTCGGATTTGAAAGAACTGATGCGAGTCGGTTGGCAAGCTGCGATCGTGGCTTGTGTCGGGGTAGCAGTTCCGTTTGCGCTTGGTACAGCCGGATTGATGACGATCTTTAATGTGCCACCGATTCCCGCAATTTTTGCCGGGGCAGCCTTGACCGCAACTAGCATCGGAATTACGGCGCGAGTGTTGTCTGAATTGCAGCAAATTAGTTCAAAAGAAGGGCAAATCATTATCGGTGCAGCGGTGCTCGATGATGTTCTTGGCATTATCGTGCTGGCAGTCGTCGCAGGATTGGCAAAGACAGGAGAAGTGCAAGTCTCTGAGGTGGTTTATCTCATTCTGAGTGCTGGCGTGTTTCTGATCGGAAGCTTGTGGCTGGGACGGTTGTTGAGTCCGTTGTTTGTGACACTGGTGAATGAGTTGAGAACTCGTGGGCAGTTGCTCGTGAGCGCTTTGATTGTGGCGTTTGTGCTGGCGGATATTGCAGCGGTGATTCAGTTAGAAGCGATTCTGGGTGCGTTTGCAGCGGGATTGATTCTAGCGGAAACCGAGAAGCGGGCAGAACTCGAAGCACAAATTAAGCCGATCGCAGATATGCTCGTGCCTGTGTTCTTCGTCGTCGTGGGTGCAAGAACCGATGTCAGTGTCTTAAATCCGTTTGATCCAGCGAATCGCGAAGGTCTGATTATGTCGGCTTTCCTGATCGTGGTTGCGGTCTTGGGGAAAGTCGTGACAGGCTTCACTGTGTTTGGTCAACCGGGACTGAATCGATTAGCGATCGGGGTTGGCATGATTCCACGGGGTGAAGTGGGTCTTGTCTTCGCGTCGTTTGGGGCAAACACTGGAATTCTCTCGGATGCGTTGCAAGCGGCGATTATCGTCATGGTGATTCTGACCACGTTTCTCGCGCCGCCATTATTGCGAGTAGTTTTTCCTCAGACTGACTCCGTACCTGTACCGGAGCTAAGTAGCGTAGATGACCTCTGA
- a CDS encoding N-acetylmuramoyl-L-alanine amidase, translating to MERGLHSTSAKKTNKKFNLRSYFLLCSFYFLLFTFPAQAARLQSWRLSPTQNQLEFFTDDGVQPRAQLLSDPTRLVIDLPGVTFGRPQVIENYSGAVRAVRVGQFDRETTRIVVEYAPGYTVDPSRIQFQGRAANQWAVQLPSPSFSGVGTPPVTQPPVTQPPLTRPPITQLPPSTGRTFVQSLQATGDGFFLRTTGGTPEVRSLRSGDRRQMIIDIFNSTLSPNLFPRDLPVNVNGVSRAQITQFDPNTVRLTLTLSPDGGNWQASASPSGGLIVLPQTVGGTPGTPQPPTGQTAIVQSVELDANRQLVIRGNQPLNYTTGWDRATSSYRVLIRSARTDANFRGPQLPAGSPLIQARVRQDGNDVAILLTPASGVQFGEIVQTAPQQLTLPLRRGLFPVVPPTTPTPIPNPIPNPTPTPVPVPPRPTPTPVPRPPIPNGRLVVVIDAGHGGPDPGAVGIGGIQEKEIVLDISRRVQATLERSGVTVVMTRNADIDLDLQPRVDIAQRANATVFVSIHANSISLSRPDVNGLETYYFQTGLELARTIHRNVLQGTGIEDRGVRSARFYVLRRTTMPSVLVEVGFVTGRNDAARLRDSSYRQRMADSIARGVLEYLGRR from the coding sequence TTGGAACGCGGTCTTCATTCTACCAGTGCAAAAAAGACGAATAAGAAATTTAATTTGCGATCGTACTTTTTGCTCTGCTCATTCTATTTTTTACTCTTTACTTTTCCGGCTCAAGCGGCTCGATTACAGTCTTGGCGATTGAGTCCCACCCAAAATCAGCTAGAGTTCTTCACCGATGATGGAGTCCAACCGAGAGCGCAGCTTCTCAGTGATCCGACTCGCTTAGTAATCGATTTACCCGGTGTCACCTTCGGACGACCCCAAGTGATCGAAAATTACAGCGGTGCAGTGCGGGCAGTTCGTGTCGGACAGTTCGATCGAGAAACGACCCGAATTGTAGTTGAGTACGCGCCCGGATACACCGTTGACCCCAGTCGCATCCAGTTTCAAGGTAGAGCAGCGAATCAGTGGGCAGTTCAATTGCCATCTCCGAGTTTTTCCGGCGTTGGAACTCCTCCCGTAACACAACCGCCTGTTACACAGCCCCCGCTGACAAGACCCCCGATCACGCAACTCCCGCCCTCGACTGGAAGAACTTTCGTTCAGAGCCTTCAAGCGACTGGAGATGGTTTCTTTCTCAGAACCACGGGCGGCACTCCAGAAGTGCGATCGCTTCGATCCGGCGATCGTCGCCAAATGATCATCGATATTTTCAACTCGACTCTTTCCCCGAACCTATTCCCGCGTGATCTTCCGGTCAACGTAAACGGCGTTTCTCGTGCTCAGATTACTCAATTTGATCCGAACACGGTTCGATTAACATTGACGCTCTCACCGGATGGCGGAAATTGGCAAGCCAGCGCAAGTCCGTCTGGCGGCTTGATTGTTCTGCCACAAACTGTCGGAGGCACTCCAGGAACACCGCAACCGCCAACGGGACAAACTGCGATCGTGCAATCGGTTGAACTTGATGCCAATCGTCAGTTAGTCATCCGAGGAAATCAGCCGCTGAACTATACCACGGGCTGGGATCGGGCGACGAGTTCATATCGCGTGTTGATTCGATCGGCACGCACCGATGCCAACTTTAGAGGACCCCAACTTCCCGCAGGCAGTCCATTAATCCAAGCGCGAGTCAGACAAGACGGAAACGATGTCGCGATCCTGCTCACGCCTGCTTCTGGAGTCCAGTTTGGCGAAATTGTGCAAACCGCTCCGCAGCAATTGACCCTACCCTTACGCCGTGGATTGTTCCCCGTCGTTCCTCCCACGACTCCAACCCCAATTCCAAACCCAATTCCAAACCCTACGCCTACTCCGGTTCCCGTCCCCCCACGCCCCACTCCCACTCCGGTTCCGCGTCCTCCCATTCCGAACGGTCGGCTTGTGGTTGTGATCGATGCTGGACATGGCGGACCTGATCCGGGAGCTGTGGGCATTGGTGGCATTCAGGAAAAAGAAATCGTGCTCGATATCAGTCGGCGCGTACAAGCGACGCTAGAGCGATCGGGTGTAACAGTCGTGATGACTCGGAACGCAGATATCGATTTGGATCTCCAACCGCGTGTGGACATTGCCCAGCGTGCGAATGCTACCGTTTTTGTAAGCATTCACGCGAATTCAATCAGCCTAAGTCGTCCAGACGTAAATGGATTAGAAACGTACTATTTCCAAACGGGATTAGAATTAGCGCGAACCATTCACCGGAATGTTCTACAAGGAACAGGTATCGAAGATCGAGGCGTTCGGAGTGCGAGATTCTATGTCTTGCGTCGAACGACCATGCCTTCGGTTCTCGTCGAAGTGGGATTTGTCACCGGGCGCAATGATGCCGCTCGTCTGAGAGACTCTTCCTATCGTCAACGCATGGCAGACTCGATCGCTCGTGGCGTTCTCGAATACTTGGGACGACGTTAA
- the murI gene encoding glutamate racemase produces the protein MINSAENFGTPNGSDPIGLFDSGVGGLTVLREMYRQLPNESLLYFGDTARVPYGTRSQTEIVQFVREILHWMVERRAKMVIMACNTSSALAIEIVRQEFPDLPILGVILPGASAAVRQGKRIGVISTPATAASDAYRQAILEVDPTAEVWQVGCPEFVPLIEQGRIHDPYTIEVAQKYLKPLLDQDIDTLIYGCTHYPHLAPVLTSIAPKSLQFIDPAVSVAKAAAQELEILGLRNLKSPTPTQFYVSGDPQPFVEVAEQWLGSRPIVQQVALSESVAVG, from the coding sequence ATGATCAATTCAGCAGAGAACTTCGGTACCCCGAATGGCTCCGATCCGATCGGGCTTTTCGATAGCGGAGTCGGTGGCTTGACGGTGCTGCGAGAAATGTATCGCCAACTGCCGAATGAATCCCTGTTGTATTTCGGAGATACTGCCCGTGTCCCGTATGGAACGCGATCGCAAACTGAGATCGTCCAATTCGTGCGGGAGATTCTGCATTGGATGGTCGAACGCCGCGCCAAAATGGTGATCATGGCGTGTAATACGAGTTCGGCTTTAGCGATCGAGATCGTGCGCCAAGAATTTCCCGACTTACCAATTTTGGGCGTGATTCTTCCGGGTGCGAGTGCTGCGGTCAGACAAGGAAAACGAATTGGTGTAATTTCGACTCCTGCAACTGCTGCGAGTGATGCGTATCGTCAGGCGATTCTTGAAGTTGATCCGACGGCTGAGGTGTGGCAGGTCGGCTGTCCTGAATTTGTGCCCTTAATCGAGCAAGGCAGAATTCATGATCCCTATACGATCGAAGTCGCTCAAAAGTATCTCAAGCCGCTACTCGATCAAGACATTGACACGCTGATTTACGGCTGTACGCACTATCCACATTTGGCTCCGGTGCTCACCTCGATCGCGCCAAAATCATTACAGTTCATCGATCCCGCCGTGTCTGTTGCGAAAGCTGCCGCTCAAGAATTGGAAATCTTGGGATTACGCAATCTGAAATCTCCCACACCAACTCAGTTTTATGTCAGTGGTGATCCTCAGCCGTTTGTAGAAGTGGCAGAACAATGGCTTGGATCTCGCCCGATCGTGCAACAAGTCGCACTCTCCGAATCTGTAGCGGTGGGATAA
- a CDS encoding DUF4351 domain-containing protein: protein MTRQPFDEFSKQLFETLLSPYGRVTIDRNVPGEARRIDIYFEPSDPSQLNPAELGQLAQLSTTKSLFEPFRNPPSSHDVRTCAMKLYLLHADLNRTVDRILPDADLPQLWILASSVSDRLLDDFGGELAGEDGIYTFDRGWRTGIINIAELPVTEETLWLRLLGKGTTQEQAIEELLLLPETTPKRAAALDLLVRWRISIEVTANVEAEEERFLVALSQVYLEWERRTRAEGIEQGIEQGIERGIEQGERRGKASLILMLLRSRFETLPQSVEAQIQQLSIVKLDELAIALLQFNNPEDLEQWLQTHS from the coding sequence ATGACCCGCCAGCCCTTCGACGAATTTTCTAAACAGCTATTCGAGACGCTGTTATCACCTTATGGACGAGTCACGATCGATCGAAATGTCCCCGGAGAAGCCCGCCGCATCGATATCTACTTTGAGCCAAGTGATCCAAGTCAACTCAATCCCGCTGAACTCGGACAACTCGCACAGTTAAGTACGACAAAATCCCTGTTTGAGCCATTCCGCAATCCGCCATCCAGTCACGATGTAAGGACTTGTGCAATGAAACTCTATCTGCTTCATGCTGACCTAAATCGTACTGTCGATCGCATTCTTCCCGATGCTGATTTGCCGCAATTGTGGATTTTGGCATCTTCAGTGTCCGATCGACTCCTCGATGACTTTGGTGGCGAACTGGCGGGAGAAGACGGAATTTATACGTTCGATCGGGGTTGGCGAACAGGCATAATTAATATCGCTGAACTTCCAGTGACAGAAGAAACTTTGTGGCTCAGACTTTTGGGAAAAGGAACCACTCAAGAGCAAGCCATTGAAGAATTGCTTCTATTGCCTGAGACGACCCCAAAACGAGCGGCTGCTCTCGATTTGTTAGTGCGATGGCGGATTAGTATAGAAGTAACCGCAAACGTTGAAGCAGAAGAGGAGCGCTTTTTAGTGGCACTTTCGCAGGTCTATCTAGAATGGGAGCGCAGAACCCGCGCTGAAGGCATTGAACAGGGCATTGAACAGGGCATTGAACGGGGCATTGAACAGGGTGAACGGCGTGGAAAAGCGTCTCTTATTCTGATGCTTCTGAGATCCCGCTTTGAAACGCTGCCTCAGTCTGTCGAAGCCCAAATTCAACAGCTATCGATCGTGAAACTCGATGAATTAGCGATCGCGCTTCTTCAGTTCAACAATCCAGAAGATCTGGAACAGTGGCTACAAACGCATTCATAA
- the sds gene encoding solanesyl diphosphate synthase, with product MTSATSLFSPVEADLRLLAENLKNLIGARHPILYAAAEHLFSAGGKRIRPAIVLLVARATMRGQEITQRHRRLAEITEMIHTASLVHDDVIDESEMRRGLPAVHSRFSTQVAVLAGDFLFAQSSWYLANLENIEVIKLLSEVIKDFAEGEIQQGLLRFDTGLTIESYLEKSYYKTASLIANSSKAAAILSNASDAEAQKLYQYGRHLGLAFQVVDDIFDFTSSAEGLGKPAGSDLKSGNLTAPVLYALEEKPYLEELIDREFAQEDDLEQALALVRDSKGIQRARDLATYHAKAAIDYLCDLPPSESRQALIKLTDYVLNRSY from the coding sequence ATGACCTCAGCCACATCCCTCTTTTCTCCGGTAGAAGCGGATCTACGTTTACTTGCCGAGAATCTTAAAAATCTCATCGGTGCGCGTCATCCCATTCTTTACGCTGCCGCAGAACACCTGTTTAGCGCCGGAGGAAAACGCATTCGTCCCGCGATCGTTCTCTTAGTTGCCCGCGCCACGATGCGAGGACAGGAAATCACTCAACGCCATCGCCGCCTTGCTGAAATCACGGAAATGATTCACACGGCGAGTTTGGTACACGATGATGTGATTGATGAATCAGAGATGCGGCGAGGATTGCCTGCGGTACATAGTCGATTTAGTACTCAGGTGGCGGTCTTAGCCGGAGATTTTCTATTCGCTCAATCCTCTTGGTATCTAGCGAATCTCGAAAACATTGAGGTGATTAAACTTCTGTCCGAAGTGATTAAGGATTTTGCTGAGGGAGAAATTCAGCAGGGTTTACTTCGGTTTGATACGGGATTAACGATCGAGTCTTATCTCGAAAAAAGCTATTACAAAACTGCTTCTTTGATCGCGAATAGCTCGAAGGCGGCGGCGATTTTAAGCAATGCGTCTGATGCTGAGGCACAAAAGCTTTATCAATACGGACGGCATTTAGGCTTGGCATTTCAAGTGGTCGATGATATTTTCGACTTTACGAGTTCGGCGGAAGGACTTGGAAAGCCTGCGGGATCGGATTTGAAGAGCGGAAATCTTACGGCTCCGGTGCTGTATGCCTTAGAAGAGAAGCCGTATTTGGAAGAGTTAATCGATCGAGAATTTGCCCAAGAAGATGATCTTGAACAAGCTTTAGCACTGGTTCGAGATAGTAAAGGCATTCAGCGAGCAAGAGACTTGGCGACTTATCATGCCAAAGCAGCGATCGATTATCTTTGTGATCTGCCTCCTTCTGAGTCAAGACAGGCGCTAATTAAGCTGACCGATTATGTGTTGAATCGATCGTACTAA
- a CDS encoding glycosyltransferase family 1 protein — protein sequence MAISGQRPRIALISVHGDPAIEIGKEEAGGQNVYVRHVGEALSRQGWQVDMFTRKADVDLPEIVQHTPNCRTIRLVAGPQEFIPRDDLFGYLPEFVKNFQQFQAELGHQYPLVHTNYWMSSWVGMTLKKLQGCKQIHTYHSLGAVKYQAVSAIPMIAKTRLATEKLCLETAERIVATSPQEQEHMRSLVSQYGNIDIIPCGTDIERFGRVSRAEARQALGLDQDAKIVLYVGRFDRRKGIETTVRAVGQLKHENLKLIIGGGSRPGHSDGMERDRIEGIVNELGLQDITLFPGRLGLEDLHLYYAAADVCTVPSHYEPFGLVAIEAMASGTPVVASDVGGLQFTVIPEVTGLLAPPKDEDAFAIAIDRILADSAYRDQLGQAGRDRVEEMFSWDGVASQLGKLYQQVLKVQTKAPAAVSA from the coding sequence ATGGCTATCTCAGGTCAGCGTCCTCGGATCGCATTAATTTCAGTACATGGTGATCCCGCGATCGAAATCGGTAAGGAAGAAGCGGGCGGACAGAATGTGTATGTGCGTCATGTGGGTGAAGCGCTCTCGCGTCAAGGCTGGCAAGTGGATATGTTCACTCGCAAAGCTGATGTAGATTTGCCTGAGATAGTTCAACATACGCCAAATTGCCGCACGATTCGCTTAGTTGCAGGACCTCAAGAATTTATTCCACGCGATGATTTGTTCGGATACTTGCCTGAGTTTGTCAAAAATTTCCAACAGTTCCAAGCGGAATTAGGCCATCAATATCCGTTAGTGCATACCAATTATTGGATGTCGTCTTGGGTCGGAATGACGTTGAAAAAGCTCCAAGGCTGCAAGCAAATTCATACTTATCACTCATTAGGGGCGGTTAAATATCAAGCGGTTTCTGCAATTCCAATGATTGCAAAAACGAGACTGGCAACTGAAAAACTATGTTTAGAAACAGCAGAACGGATTGTCGCTACCAGTCCTCAAGAACAGGAACATATGCGATCGCTGGTTTCCCAATACGGCAACATTGATATCATTCCTTGCGGCACAGACATTGAGCGATTTGGCAGAGTTTCTCGTGCGGAAGCTCGTCAAGCTTTGGGATTGGATCAAGATGCAAAAATCGTGCTGTATGTCGGACGGTTCGATCGACGAAAAGGAATCGAAACGACTGTCCGCGCTGTGGGGCAATTAAAACACGAGAATTTGAAGCTGATTATCGGTGGCGGTAGTCGTCCGGGGCACAGTGATGGAATGGAGCGCGATCGCATCGAAGGCATCGTGAACGAATTAGGATTACAAGACATCACGCTGTTCCCTGGTCGGTTAGGACTGGAAGATCTGCACTTGTACTACGCAGCCGCAGATGTTTGTACTGTACCAAGCCACTATGAGCCGTTTGGACTCGTCGCGATCGAAGCAATGGCAAGTGGAACTCCGGTTGTCGCTTCAGATGTCGGTGGCTTGCAGTTTACGGTGATTCCTGAAGTGACTGGATTGTTGGCTCCACCGAAGGATGAGGATGCGTTTGCGATCGCGATCGACCGAATTTTGGCAGATTCAGCGTATCGCGATCAATTGGGGCAAGCGGGACGCGATCGAGTCGAAGAGATGTTTAGCTGGGATGGAGTCGCTTCTCAGCTAGGTAAGCTGTATCAGCAAGTCTTGAAAGTGCAGACAAAAGCGCCTGCTGCTGTGAGTGCGTAG
- a CDS encoding DUF86 domain-containing protein, giving the protein MPSGNRDIASVWDMAQAIRHIQSFTENLTPEEYFSSVLFISAVERQFEILGEATRRLSNEFRQAHPQINWQQIVGLRSIVIHRYDEVDQERLWAIIHVELPPLLIQLEQLIPPVPDEL; this is encoded by the coding sequence ATGCCATCAGGGAATCGTGATATCGCATCAGTTTGGGACATGGCTCAGGCAATTCGCCATATTCAATCCTTTACCGAAAATCTAACTCCCGAAGAATACTTCAGCAGCGTCCTGTTCATCAGCGCAGTAGAGCGGCAATTTGAAATTTTGGGAGAAGCAACCCGGAGGCTTTCTAATGAATTTCGACAAGCTCATCCACAAATCAACTGGCAGCAAATTGTCGGTTTACGCAGTATTGTGATTCATCGATACGATGAGGTCGATCAAGAAAGATTGTGGGCAATTATTCATGTAGAACTGCCGCCCCTATTGATTCAGCTAGAGCAATTGATCCCTCCAGTACCAGATGAGCTATAA
- a CDS encoding nucleotidyltransferase family protein, which produces MSKVKLQDWISDRIKATPEQIAEYCDRWKITEFALFGSVLRDDFRPDSDIDVLVTFALDRDLTLNSYIKMQEEIEALFKRDVDLVHKQYLKNPFRRHEILKTQQVIYAIRES; this is translated from the coding sequence ATGTCAAAGGTCAAATTGCAGGATTGGATCAGCGATCGCATTAAAGCAACTCCGGAGCAGATTGCTGAGTATTGCGATCGCTGGAAAATTACCGAGTTCGCGCTATTCGGTTCAGTGCTGCGCGACGATTTTCGTCCAGACAGCGATATTGATGTTTTAGTCACCTTTGCGCTCGATCGTGATTTGACTCTGAATAGCTACATCAAGATGCAGGAGGAAATTGAAGCTTTATTTAAACGTGATGTTGATCTTGTTCATAAGCAATATCTGAAAAATCCGTTCAGACGACATGAAATTTTGAAAACTCAACAAGTGATTTATGCCATCAGGGAATCGTGA
- the hpxZ gene encoding oxalurate catabolism protein HpxZ: MEINLPEVLAEVIAVFEQYEKALISNDVAVLDQLFWQSPHTIRYGATENLYGYDAIVKFRASRSAIGLDRILKNTVITTYGRDFATANTEFVRANKTGRQSQTWMRTSDGWRVVAAHVSSI; this comes from the coding sequence ATGGAAATCAATCTTCCTGAAGTATTAGCAGAAGTGATCGCTGTGTTTGAACAATATGAGAAAGCGTTAATAAGTAATGATGTTGCGGTGTTGGATCAGCTTTTTTGGCAGAGTCCGCACACGATTCGATATGGCGCGACTGAGAATTTATATGGATATGACGCGATCGTAAAATTTCGCGCCAGTCGATCGGCGATTGGACTCGATCGGATTTTGAAAAATACAGTAATCACCACTTACGGGCGAGATTTTGCTACAGCGAATACAGAATTTGTACGAGCAAACAAAACTGGAAGACAAAGCCAAACTTGGATGCGAACTTCGGACGGCTGGCGAGTGGTTGCTGCTCACGTTTCATCGATTTGA
- a CDS encoding DNA topoisomerase IB: MNLAVEELPIEIPSDPIESAEAVGLQYVSDEMPGIQRKRSGKSFLYFAPNGDRIKDEKTIQRINSLAIPPAYQKVWICPLENGHLQATGRDAKGRKQYRYHPLWRSMRDQTKFSRMIAFSQALPEIRRRIEHDLALPGLPKQKVLATILKLMELTRIRVGNEEYAKTNDSYGLTTLHDDHVNVSGSKVHFEFRGKSGVDHAIDIKDKQLAKIVKRCQDLPGQELFQYLDENKQPQDIKSNDVNDYLKEITEQDFTAKDFRTWSGTVLAASHLAEIGKFTSQTAAKKNVTQAVKTVSSYLGNRPATCKKYYIHPNVLEAYLDESLHDIAEKHSSIVIDDCHALRVEELIVVALLTETADDSN, encoded by the coding sequence ATGAATTTAGCTGTCGAAGAGCTTCCGATTGAAATTCCATCTGATCCGATCGAGTCGGCTGAAGCGGTCGGGTTGCAGTATGTTTCCGATGAAATGCCGGGAATTCAACGAAAGCGATCGGGCAAAAGTTTTCTCTATTTTGCGCCAAATGGCGATCGGATTAAAGACGAAAAAACCATTCAACGAATTAATTCTCTTGCGATTCCGCCTGCTTATCAGAAGGTGTGGATTTGTCCGCTAGAGAATGGACATTTGCAGGCGACTGGACGAGACGCGAAAGGAAGAAAACAATATCGCTATCATCCACTTTGGCGATCAATGCGGGATCAAACGAAATTCTCTCGAATGATCGCGTTTAGTCAAGCATTACCTGAGATTCGCCGTCGCATCGAGCATGATTTAGCGCTACCTGGATTGCCAAAGCAAAAAGTGTTAGCGACGATTTTAAAACTCATGGAATTGACGCGAATTCGAGTCGGAAACGAAGAATACGCGAAAACGAATGACTCTTACGGCTTGACAACGTTGCACGACGACCATGTGAATGTTTCTGGCTCAAAAGTTCACTTTGAATTTCGGGGAAAAAGCGGAGTTGATCACGCGATCGACATCAAAGATAAACAACTTGCAAAGATCGTAAAGCGCTGTCAGGACCTTCCAGGACAAGAGCTTTTTCAATATTTAGATGAGAACAAACAACCGCAAGATATTAAGTCAAACGATGTTAATGATTACCTAAAAGAAATCACTGAACAAGACTTCACCGCAAAAGACTTTCGCACATGGTCAGGTACAGTTTTAGCCGCATCTCATCTAGCAGAGATTGGAAAATTCACGTCTCAAACTGCTGCGAAGAAAAATGTCACTCAAGCGGTTAAAACAGTTTCATCTTATCTAGGAAATCGTCCTGCGACTTGCAAAAAATATTACATTCACCCGAATGTTTTAGAAGCCTATCTTGATGAATCGCTACACGACATTGCAGAAAAACATAGCTCGATCGTGATCGATGACTGCCATGCGCTCCGAGTCGAGGAACTGATCGTCGTCGCTCTATTGACTGAAACCGCAGACGATTCCAACTAA